The sequence AGAAGGGGCCGCCGACCACGAGCTTGAGGTAGTGCACGAAGCGAATGCGCAGGCCGTACTGGCGGCCGAAGTCGTGCAGGCCCACGATCTCGAAGACGAAGGTCACCATGGCCGTGATCATGGGGAGGAAGGTGATGATCGCGATCCCGACGGGCACGTCGAGGAAGAGGGCGACGGCGAAGTTGAGCGGGATGATCACCCCGGAGGCGGCCTGCATGAAGGGGGTCATCAGCGTGTAGCGGGCGAGCCAGCGCTGGCCGCGGCCGGGCAGCTGCCGCCAGTCCTTCTTCCGGTACACCTGGAGGAAGCCCTGGTTCCAGCGGGTGCGCTGCTTGAGCAGGCTCATCAGGGAGCCGGGGGTCTCCTCCCGGGTGACCATGTCGGAGTCGTAGGCGACGACCACCTTCTTGCCGACCGACGACAGGCGCACCCCCAGGTCGCAGTCCTCGGCGAGGCAGTTCTGGTCCCAGCCGCCCGCCTCGCGCAGCACCTCGGTGCGGACGAAGACGGTGTTGCCGCCGAGCGGGATGAAGCCCTTCTCGGCGTGCAGGTGCAGCCGGGAGCGGAACCAGAAGAAGTACTCCAGGCAGTTGCGCAGGCTGTACCAGCTGGAGTGGAAGTTGATGAGCTGGACCCCGCCCTGGACCACGTCGGCGCCCGTGGAGCGGAAGGCGTGGTCGACGTGGGCGAGCAGCTCGGGGTGGACCTGGTCCTCGGCGTCGAAGACTCCGACGATGTCGCCCCGGCAGGAGGGGAGGGCGGTGTTGAGGGCCTTGGGCTTGTTCTTGGTCTCGTGGGTGTCCACGAC comes from Streptomyces sp. NBC_01408 and encodes:
- a CDS encoding glycosyltransferase, encoding MYTSVFISVISLALFGIAAFTLWWQMHAWRTPEVLASTRFDRPDGGGRLAFSLLLPARHEQAVLEHTIDRLLESTHTDYEIIVIVGHDDPETAAVAERAAAREPVRVRVVVDTHETKNKPKALNTALPSCRGDIVGVFDAEDQVHPELLAHVDHAFRSTGADVVQGGVQLINFHSSWYSLRNCLEYFFWFRSRLHLHAEKGFIPLGGNTVFVRTEVLREAGGWDQNCLAEDCDLGVRLSSVGKKVVVAYDSDMVTREETPGSLMSLLKQRTRWNQGFLQVYRKKDWRQLPGRGQRWLARYTLMTPFMQAASGVIIPLNFAVALFLDVPVGIAIITFLPMITAMVTFVFEIVGLHDFGRQYGLRIRFVHYLKLVVGGPFYQVMLAGAAIRAVWREQRGRNEWELTSHTGAHLTGSAAPAPALAGASAAPVLAGASAGSATLSAPAPATASLPAYASTASTANREDRHQ